Within the Saccharopolyspora gloriosae genome, the region CGACCTCGACGCAGTTGTCGTTTCCGCTGCTGTGGCTGGACTTCCGCCAGGTGGCCGTGGGCGGGTGGATCATGAGGGTGCTCCTTGGTCAGTCGCTTAAGTCGTCCGCGATAGCGCCCATGAGGGTGACTGACGCTTCCTGATCGAGTGCGACTTTCTGCAATGCCTCGAAGGTCATGTTATAGGCGTTGACCTCGTCCGGTTCCTCCAAGCAGATGCTTCTGGTGAGGCTGTCGAGGTAGACGACGTCACCGAAGTGCCTCTCGGCGAACGACAGCATGGTGAACGAGGAACCCATGCCCGGATACGTTCCGATTCCCGCCTGGACGACTTGGATCGCAACGTTGTCCTGGGCGGAAAGTTCGATCAGGTGGCGGATCTGCCGCTGCATGATGGAGGCGCCGCCGACTCCTTGGTGGAGCGCGGGTTCCCAGATGACCGCCTCCGCGTGAAGCGCCGCCTCGCCTCGCAAGCGTTCTTGCCGACGAGCCCGCACCTGCGCTCGAAGGTCAGTGGTCTCACCGTTCGCACGCGGCAGGGCCGTGTCGCCGAGCGCTTTCGAGTAGTCCTCGATTTGCAGCAGCCCGGGGATGAGGTCGGCTGCCGCGAGGTCGGCTGGATCTTCGGCCTCGGCGCGTGAAACCGAAACCGTTGCTGCCGATGACCTGGCGCTACGAACCGGCGCCTCCGGACGAGGGCTACACGTTCCGCTGGGGCCGGGGCTCCGGAGTGATCACCGTGCATCGCGGTGACGTGCGCGGCACGCACGGCGACGAAACGCTGCTCGACACCGTGCGGATCGGCCGCGACCGGGCCGACGACCGGGACCTGCGGCTCGAAGCGCGCCGCTGGCTCAAAACCAAGGCCGCTGAAATGCGAAAAGCCGCCCACGAAGGGCGGCTGGGAAAGCCCGGTCCGGCGTGACTTACCCCGACAGCGCCGGGCCGTCCGGGCCGGTCGGTGCGAGTGCCCCCGCGCCGACCGGCTTCGGGGCTCAGGACTCGATGTTCAAGCAGGCCGCGCGGCCGCCCGCCTTGCCGGCCTGGCCGGCGGCGGTGTTCGTGTTGGACTCCTCGTGGATCACGATCGACTTCGGCGCGCGCTCGCCGGTGATGCCGAACGGCACGCTCGCCGAG harbors:
- a CDS encoding DUF5753 domain-containing protein, which translates into the protein MPGLLQIEDYSKALGDTALPRANGETTDLRAQVRARRQERLRGEAALHAEAVIWEPALHQGVGGASIMQRQIRHLIELSAQDNVAIQVVQAGIGTYPGMGSSFTMLSFAERHFGDVVYLDSLTRSICLEEPDEVNAYNMTFEALQKVALDQEASVTLMGAIADDLSD